The proteins below come from a single Gimesia alba genomic window:
- a CDS encoding sulfite exporter TauE/SafE family protein — protein MGFGLIDFLLISSAGGLIGFLAGMFGVGGGFLLVPILNIVLGIPMELAVGASACQVLGPATTSLLARKIKVRDLFFPLVITGGLLLGVIAGTSILEHAKDLAEFSLNGKKIIVAEFVVLVIYFLMLLGLGILSLKSARRSDAELSSALLKDRLQIPPLARFPDLFEGSLSIPVIAWFGLGLGLISGLLGISGGILLLPMLIFGLGIPTHRAISCSLVIVWIVAFQSTVAHAWHGNVSIMIVIALLLGGTVGARLGSDLNARLKGLQLRQQFGWLLLSVALMIGVRLVFLLAG, from the coding sequence ATGGGCTTTGGATTGATCGATTTTTTACTGATTTCATCAGCCGGGGGGCTGATTGGTTTTCTGGCGGGGATGTTCGGTGTCGGGGGCGGCTTTCTCCTGGTGCCCATTCTGAATATTGTGCTGGGAATCCCAATGGAGCTGGCCGTTGGAGCGAGTGCCTGTCAGGTTTTGGGGCCGGCAACGACTTCCTTATTAGCGCGAAAAATTAAAGTGCGAGATTTATTTTTTCCGTTAGTGATTACTGGTGGACTGTTACTGGGTGTCATTGCGGGAACGAGTATTTTGGAACATGCCAAAGATTTGGCCGAATTCAGTCTCAATGGAAAGAAGATCATCGTCGCGGAGTTCGTGGTGTTGGTGATCTATTTTCTGATGCTGCTGGGACTGGGCATTCTTTCCTTGAAAAGTGCCCGTCGTTCTGATGCGGAACTCAGCAGCGCACTTCTGAAAGATCGATTGCAGATTCCGCCTCTGGCCCGATTTCCAGACTTATTTGAAGGATCTCTTTCGATTCCCGTGATTGCCTGGTTTGGACTGGGGTTGGGTTTAATCTCTGGTCTGTTGGGCATCAGTGGAGGAATTCTCTTATTGCCGATGCTGATTTTTGGCCTGGGGATTCCCACGCATCGGGCCATCTCTTGTAGTCTGGTGATTGTCTGGATTGTGGCGTTTCAGTCGACGGTGGCGCATGCCTGGCATGGAAATGTGAGCATCATGATTGTGATTGCGTTGCTTTTGGGAGGGACTGTGGGAGCCCGCCTGGGTTCTGATCTGAATGCTCGGCTCAAAGGTCTGCAGTTAAGACAACAGTTTGGCTGGTTATTACTGTCGGTGGCACTTATGATTGGAGTGCGTCTGGTATTTTTGCTGGCCGGATAA
- a CDS encoding DJ-1/PfpI family protein, whose protein sequence is MANKSILFLTGDYVEDYEIMVPFQALQMVGYQVDVVCPDKKAGDIIRTSIHDFEGDQTYSEKRGHNFTLNATFADVNPADYTGLLIPGGRAPEYIRLNERVLEITRDFAEAKKPIAAICHGLQLLAAAGVLKGKSCTAYPACAPEVNLSGGTYAETPIDGVHVDENLVSAPAWPAHPQWLAAFLKVLGTKIEL, encoded by the coding sequence ATGGCAAACAAATCCATCCTGTTTTTAACGGGCGATTATGTCGAGGACTATGAGATCATGGTTCCGTTTCAGGCACTGCAGATGGTCGGCTATCAGGTCGATGTGGTCTGTCCTGATAAAAAAGCGGGCGACATAATTCGGACGTCGATCCATGATTTCGAAGGAGATCAGACCTATTCCGAAAAGCGGGGCCACAATTTTACGCTGAATGCGACCTTTGCGGATGTGAATCCCGCTGATTATACCGGGCTGTTGATTCCCGGCGGACGAGCACCAGAATACATTCGGCTGAATGAGCGCGTGTTGGAGATAACACGCGATTTTGCCGAAGCGAAGAAACCAATTGCCGCTATCTGTCATGGCTTACAATTACTGGCAGCGGCCGGAGTGCTCAAAGGCAAGAGCTGCACGGCCTATCCTGCCTGTGCGCCTGAGGTGAATCTGTCGGGAGGCACTTATGCAGAGACACCCATTGATGGCGTGCACGTGGATGAGAATCTGGTTTCCGCGCCCGCCTGGCCCGCACATCCTCAGTGGCTGGCGGCCTTTCTGAAAGTGCTGGGAACGAAAATCGAGTTGTAA
- a CDS encoding class I SAM-dependent methyltransferase, with product MKTASEESIAGQAVYSKKLLSIYDLWVLGISNSLIWKCRTKHILRWLNQNLTSNHLDVGVGTGYYLEHCTFPNSKVRLGLLDLNPNSLEATAKRASRYTPEVYQADILQPLPAPPPQRFDSVSLNYLLHCLPGDLTSKAALFDHLAPWLNPSALISGSTILHEGVPKGLAARRLMRVYNQKKIFTNTADSLDELQSQLASRYTDVELKVIGCVALFRAQFNPSTTN from the coding sequence ATGAAAACAGCCTCTGAAGAGAGCATCGCCGGTCAGGCGGTCTACTCAAAAAAGTTATTGTCGATCTATGATCTCTGGGTGTTGGGAATCTCAAACTCTCTGATCTGGAAATGTCGGACGAAACACATCCTGCGATGGTTGAATCAAAATTTGACCAGCAATCATCTGGATGTCGGCGTCGGAACAGGCTACTACCTGGAGCACTGCACGTTTCCGAATTCCAAAGTCAGACTCGGATTGCTGGATTTGAATCCTAATAGTCTGGAAGCGACGGCTAAGCGCGCCAGTCGCTATACCCCTGAAGTCTATCAGGCAGATATCCTGCAGCCCTTACCCGCTCCTCCACCACAACGATTCGACTCAGTCAGTCTGAACTATCTGTTGCATTGTCTGCCTGGCGACCTGACATCCAAGGCGGCACTCTTTGATCATCTCGCTCCCTGGCTGAATCCGAGTGCGCTCATCTCCGGCTCCACGATTCTGCATGAGGGAGTTCCCAAAGGTCTAGCCGCGCGGCGTTTAATGCGTGTTTACAATCAAAAAAAGATCTTTACGAATACTGCGGACAGCCTCGATGAGTTACAATCTCAGCTTGCCAGCCGCTATACTGATGTGGAACTGAAAGTCATCGGCTGTGTTGCCTTGTTTCGAGCTCAATTCAATCCCTCTACAACAAATTAA
- a CDS encoding HAD family hydrolase — protein MPQQSLPAGIKVIFVDWHGVLTGDPFWVSILQNPWHPLHQQLTNAAETLFTQKKDMVRDWMRGNLTANQIVATLKVTPSLEFPPDYLIRKLVEDCQLMQINGPLNQFLQEARKAGIMIVLATDNMDCFHEAIQRARQQTPISTQQKLCETTSFVTAAQLFDDILCSSEQRVLKRENPQRFFSDWLNRHSFDFSDALLLDDLEINCNAFRSSGGTAIQITLEALESTPAVVALEFMT, from the coding sequence GTGCCTCAGCAAAGTTTGCCTGCAGGAATCAAGGTGATCTTCGTCGACTGGCACGGTGTCCTCACAGGCGACCCGTTCTGGGTCTCGATTCTCCAAAACCCGTGGCATCCTCTCCATCAGCAATTAACAAACGCAGCAGAAACCCTATTCACACAAAAAAAGGACATGGTGCGCGACTGGATGCGGGGGAACCTGACAGCAAATCAGATCGTAGCGACTCTAAAAGTCACACCGAGCCTTGAATTTCCCCCTGATTACCTGATTCGTAAATTAGTCGAAGACTGCCAACTGATGCAAATTAACGGCCCGTTGAATCAGTTTTTACAAGAAGCGCGGAAAGCGGGTATAATGATTGTCCTCGCAACGGACAATATGGACTGCTTTCATGAAGCAATACAAAGAGCAAGACAGCAGACACCGATATCGACACAACAAAAGTTGTGTGAAACAACCTCGTTCGTTACAGCCGCTCAACTATTCGATGACATTCTGTGTTCCAGCGAGCAGCGCGTTTTGAAAAGAGAAAATCCGCAACGTTTTTTCTCAGACTGGCTTAATCGCCATTCTTTCGATTTCAGTGACGCACTGCTGTTGGATGACCTGGAAATCAACTGCAATGCATTCCGTTCCAGTGGTGGCACAGCAATTCAGATAACTCTGGAAGCACTGGAAAGTACCCCTGCAGTAGTTGCATTAGAATTTATGACATAG
- the dprA gene encoding DNA-processing protein DprA, whose translation MDECPPESEQPLLDQIQLNLIHGVGPRIRQTLLEHFGTASQILKTPRQELLNVPGIGKKLADAICYRTAKSTAEDELKRCREFGYQILSEEADAYPSLLKEMPDPPSLLYCKGTLLPEDELAVAIVGSRKCTHYGLQQAEKIAGALARSGITVVSGLARGIDRAAHEGALKADGRTIAVMATGLSHIYPPEHQGLSEQVARQGALVTEFPLDQAPVAGLFPQRNRIISGLSMGVVLIEAGRKSGALHTARHAYEQGREVFAVPGRIDHPASAGCHDLIRDGAMLVRSVEDILEGLGPAKTPVLTAESREVHTPRELVLSEFERDILNLVTLEPLHLNEIVQSSNLDSSRILSTLTILEMRKVVKRLPGGFLVRATG comes from the coding sequence ATGGATGAGTGCCCCCCTGAATCAGAACAGCCGCTTCTCGATCAGATTCAGTTGAATCTGATTCACGGAGTCGGGCCGCGCATCCGGCAAACCCTGTTGGAACATTTCGGTACTGCTTCCCAGATCTTAAAGACGCCCCGACAGGAACTTTTAAACGTACCCGGGATCGGCAAAAAACTTGCCGACGCGATCTGTTATCGTACCGCCAAGTCGACTGCTGAAGACGAACTCAAGCGCTGTCGTGAGTTCGGCTATCAGATTCTGTCTGAAGAAGCAGACGCGTATCCCTCTCTCCTGAAAGAGATGCCAGACCCACCTTCCCTGCTCTACTGTAAAGGAACTCTGCTCCCTGAAGATGAACTGGCGGTCGCCATCGTCGGCTCGCGCAAATGCACCCACTACGGACTACAACAGGCAGAAAAAATCGCCGGTGCTCTCGCCCGTTCCGGCATTACCGTCGTCAGTGGACTGGCGCGCGGCATTGACCGAGCCGCCCATGAAGGTGCACTCAAAGCGGACGGCCGAACCATCGCTGTGATGGCAACGGGACTGTCGCACATTTACCCGCCCGAACATCAGGGTCTCTCAGAGCAGGTCGCCCGTCAGGGTGCTCTCGTCACCGAATTTCCCCTCGATCAGGCACCGGTCGCCGGTTTGTTTCCACAACGCAATCGCATCATCAGCGGTCTCTCGATGGGAGTCGTACTGATCGAAGCCGGACGAAAAAGCGGCGCATTACACACAGCGCGCCACGCTTATGAACAGGGCCGCGAAGTGTTCGCCGTTCCTGGTCGCATCGACCATCCAGCCAGTGCCGGCTGTCACGATCTGATTCGCGACGGTGCGATGCTGGTGCGTAGTGTCGAAGATATTCTAGAAGGACTTGGCCCGGCCAAAACGCCCGTGTTGACGGCAGAAAGTCGTGAAGTGCATACTCCCCGCGAACTCGTATTAAGCGAGTTCGAACGCGACATCCTGAATCTGGTGACCCTGGAACCACTGCATCTCAACGAAATCGTTCAGTCCAGTAACCTCGATTCTTCACGCATTCTGTCGACACTCACCATTCTGGAAATGCGAAAAGTGGTCAAGCGGCTGCCTGGTGGCTTTCTGGTGAGAGCCACCGGCTGA
- a CDS encoding dipeptidase yields MLIFDAHLDMAWNACEWNRDLELPVTEIRKFERQFENITPGEATVSWHALRKGGVGMTISTLLPRLHRKDAAMTHYQSHEAAYGVAMGQLAYYRAMVAKGVLREIPDSATLQSHVAEWEANEDAARADGSSIPIGFILSMEGAPPILSPQQIGDWFDAGLRILGPAHYGPGPYCFGTGSTGGLKEEGPALLKEMDRVGMLLDVTHLADQSFWEALEIYQGPVLASHHNCRSLVDADRQLTDEQIEALIERGAVIGCAFDNWMIKPGWTIGVSDPATTSVEDIANHTDHICQLAGNAKHCGLGTDLDGGFGKEQTPHDLDTIADLEMYAEILERRGYSTEDIKGIMSQNFIDFFLKALPQASV; encoded by the coding sequence ATGCTGATTTTTGATGCCCACCTTGATATGGCCTGGAACGCCTGCGAATGGAACCGTGATCTGGAATTACCGGTTACGGAAATTCGGAAATTCGAAAGACAGTTCGAAAACATTACTCCCGGGGAAGCCACCGTTTCCTGGCATGCATTACGCAAAGGGGGCGTAGGGATGACGATTTCCACCTTGTTGCCACGACTGCATCGCAAAGATGCCGCGATGACGCATTATCAGTCTCACGAAGCCGCTTATGGCGTGGCGATGGGGCAGTTGGCCTATTACCGGGCGATGGTCGCCAAAGGAGTGTTGCGAGAGATTCCAGACAGCGCCACTTTACAGAGCCATGTGGCGGAGTGGGAGGCCAACGAAGACGCTGCACGAGCAGACGGGAGTTCTATTCCGATTGGTTTTATCCTGAGCATGGAGGGCGCACCGCCAATTCTGTCTCCGCAACAGATTGGTGACTGGTTTGATGCGGGTTTACGGATTTTAGGACCCGCACACTATGGGCCAGGACCTTACTGTTTTGGAACAGGCAGTACAGGGGGGCTCAAAGAGGAAGGGCCCGCTTTACTCAAAGAGATGGATCGGGTGGGGATGCTGCTGGACGTGACTCATCTGGCAGATCAATCGTTCTGGGAAGCACTTGAGATTTATCAGGGACCAGTGCTTGCCAGCCATCATAACTGCCGTTCGTTGGTAGATGCAGACCGGCAATTGACGGATGAGCAAATCGAGGCGTTGATTGAACGGGGCGCCGTGATCGGCTGTGCTTTCGATAACTGGATGATCAAACCAGGTTGGACAATTGGTGTTTCCGACCCTGCGACGACTTCGGTAGAGGACATTGCCAACCATACCGATCACATTTGTCAGCTGGCGGGAAATGCGAAACATTGCGGTTTGGGGACGGACCTGGACGGTGGTTTCGGCAAAGAGCAGACGCCACATGATTTGGATACCATCGCTGATCTGGAAATGTACGCCGAGATTCTGGAGAGGCGTGGCTACAGTACGGAAGATATTAAGGGCATTATGTCTCAAAACTTCATCGACTTCTTTCTGAAAGCGTTGCCTCAAGCATCTGTCTGA
- a CDS encoding ferritin-like domain-containing protein: MEIRKFAERVLLSDSLEEKLKAAPETLTDEQPGEPLRIKEPVRPANLQFAPPRTAPGMPKPSALVEQDKRALAHHIMANHELQALEVMAYILCAFPDAPTEFRQGMCKIMDDEQRHTRMHKERASVLGLEFGSLPVNCYIWKKALSYESVLDYLAGLPLTFEGRNLDHAQEFEQYFLDAGDQRSAALMKVVYRDEIQHVAFGLHWLRQLKPDQLSDWEAYEQHLHWPVRAALSVGDTFNREGRKLTGMTDEFIEQLYQAAQTDQPPNQKPKNLE, translated from the coding sequence ATGGAAATTCGTAAATTTGCAGAACGAGTCCTGCTCAGCGACTCACTGGAAGAAAAACTGAAGGCTGCTCCGGAAACACTCACCGATGAGCAACCGGGCGAGCCGTTGCGCATCAAAGAACCAGTGCGTCCTGCCAATCTGCAATTCGCACCACCCCGCACGGCGCCTGGCATGCCGAAACCGTCTGCACTGGTTGAACAGGACAAACGGGCGCTGGCGCATCACATTATGGCTAACCATGAACTGCAGGCACTGGAAGTGATGGCCTACATTTTGTGCGCGTTTCCCGATGCTCCTACCGAATTTCGCCAGGGAATGTGCAAAATCATGGATGACGAGCAACGCCACACCCGCATGCATAAAGAACGGGCCTCGGTGCTCGGCCTGGAATTTGGCAGTCTGCCTGTGAACTGTTACATCTGGAAGAAGGCGCTCAGCTATGAAAGCGTGCTCGACTATCTGGCCGGTCTTCCGCTCACCTTCGAAGGTCGTAACCTCGACCATGCACAGGAATTTGAGCAGTATTTTCTCGATGCGGGAGACCAGCGCAGTGCCGCATTAATGAAAGTGGTCTATCGCGATGAAATCCAACACGTCGCGTTTGGCCTGCACTGGTTGCGTCAATTAAAGCCGGATCAGCTTTCCGACTGGGAAGCCTACGAACAGCACCTGCACTGGCCGGTCCGCGCAGCGCTTTCGGTTGGCGATACCTTCAACCGCGAAGGCCGCAAACTGACCGGCATGACCGACGAGTTCATCGAACAACTCTACCAGGCAGCACAAACCGATCAGCCCCCGAATCAGAAACCGAAGAACCTGGAATAA
- a CDS encoding DUF423 domain-containing protein, producing the protein MSCCSLNWSTIGATLGGLAVIIGAFAAHGIDGYFTEKYAGQVKTVAGVEVPASQKYLNDFKTGAQYQMYHSLALLMVGFAGLTSQKKKLLNIAGWCFLLGIIFFSGSLYVLTLSGQTFWGAIAPIGGTLLIVGWFSLAAGVCCCGGSASDVVTGPETPSST; encoded by the coding sequence ATGTCTTGTTGTTCTCTCAACTGGTCTACGATTGGTGCAACTTTAGGTGGTCTGGCTGTGATTATAGGGGCATTCGCTGCGCACGGAATTGATGGATATTTCACGGAGAAATATGCAGGGCAGGTCAAAACGGTCGCTGGCGTGGAAGTACCGGCGTCGCAGAAATATCTAAATGATTTCAAAACCGGCGCGCAATATCAGATGTATCATTCACTGGCCCTGCTGATGGTCGGTTTTGCTGGCCTGACTTCACAGAAGAAGAAACTGTTGAACATTGCGGGTTGGTGTTTTCTGCTGGGGATCATTTTTTTCTCCGGTAGTCTTTACGTTTTGACTCTGAGCGGTCAGACTTTTTGGGGAGCGATTGCGCCAATTGGGGGCACATTGCTTATCGTGGGCTGGTTTTCCCTGGCTGCAGGAGTCTGTTGCTGTGGCGGTTCTGCTTCCGATGTCGTGACTGGCCCCGAAACTCCTTCCTCAACATGA
- a CDS encoding sulfatase family protein, whose product MLNGSVVLRLLFCLTLISNLFFAAETQAAEKQKRPNILFAIADDWGWPHAGAYGDPVVKTPTFDRLAREGVLFQHAYVSSPSCTPSRGAILTGKYHWQLEAGANLHCIFPDKFETYPEILKAHGYDVGHTGKAWGPGRTETPGRPLAGKRFKNFQEFLKQQDGETPFCFWLGSSDPHRPYQAGSGVKSGMDLSKIKLPACFPDAREVRSDVADYYWEVQRFDKLVGDALALLEEKGELDNTIIFMTGDHGMPFPRGKSCLYDTGTRVPLAARWPAKIPAGRSVTDFVSLIDLAPTFYEAAGVTIPADVTGRSLLPILEETKSGRVSANRGEIYFGKERHVPSQEAPDMGGYPCRAIRTDDFLFIRNYRPDRWPAGTPLYQKAAIPGTWYGDCDNGPTKTYMIENKDKDETHRRLYELAFGKLPAEELYDLKNDPDQLNNVAQDPMYQQIKTALAKKLHEQLVATQDPRELGQGDELEKHPYLGGGPKHPSLEVKRKKRGKKKQQLK is encoded by the coding sequence ATGCTTAATGGTTCCGTCGTACTACGTCTACTGTTCTGTTTAACTCTGATTTCAAATCTGTTTTTTGCTGCTGAGACGCAGGCTGCTGAGAAGCAAAAGCGGCCCAATATCCTGTTTGCGATTGCCGATGACTGGGGCTGGCCACATGCGGGCGCGTACGGAGATCCGGTTGTCAAGACACCCACCTTTGATCGCCTGGCACGGGAAGGGGTGCTGTTTCAGCATGCATATGTGTCGTCGCCTTCCTGTACGCCTTCACGGGGCGCGATCCTGACGGGGAAATATCATTGGCAACTCGAAGCGGGCGCTAACCTGCATTGTATTTTCCCGGACAAATTTGAAACGTATCCGGAAATCCTGAAAGCGCACGGCTATGACGTCGGACATACCGGCAAAGCGTGGGGACCAGGACGTACGGAAACTCCAGGTCGTCCGCTGGCAGGCAAACGCTTTAAAAATTTCCAGGAGTTTCTGAAGCAGCAAGACGGCGAAACACCGTTTTGTTTCTGGCTGGGTAGCAGCGATCCCCATCGACCTTATCAGGCTGGCTCAGGTGTGAAAAGTGGTATGGATCTTTCCAAGATCAAACTGCCTGCCTGTTTTCCAGATGCACGGGAAGTACGCAGTGATGTGGCCGACTATTACTGGGAAGTCCAGCGGTTTGACAAACTGGTCGGAGACGCACTGGCCTTACTTGAAGAAAAAGGCGAATTGGATAATACGATCATTTTCATGACCGGCGACCATGGAATGCCGTTTCCGCGCGGCAAGAGCTGCCTGTATGATACAGGCACCCGCGTCCCTCTGGCAGCACGCTGGCCTGCGAAAATTCCAGCTGGCCGAAGTGTCACCGATTTTGTCAGCCTGATAGATTTAGCACCCACGTTTTATGAAGCCGCCGGAGTCACGATTCCCGCTGACGTCACGGGCCGCAGTCTGCTGCCGATTCTGGAAGAGACCAAGTCAGGGCGCGTTTCGGCGAATCGGGGTGAGATCTATTTCGGTAAGGAACGCCATGTACCGTCACAGGAAGCGCCTGACATGGGCGGTTATCCCTGTCGGGCGATTCGCACCGATGATTTTCTGTTTATCCGTAACTACCGTCCGGATCGCTGGCCGGCGGGGACACCCCTGTATCAGAAAGCCGCGATTCCCGGAACATGGTACGGCGACTGTGATAACGGGCCGACCAAGACGTACATGATTGAAAATAAAGACAAGGACGAAACGCATCGTCGGCTCTACGAACTGGCGTTTGGCAAATTGCCTGCAGAAGAACTGTACGATCTGAAAAACGATCCGGATCAATTAAACAACGTGGCCCAGGATCCCATGTATCAGCAGATCAAGACCGCATTGGCCAAGAAATTACACGAGCAGCTCGTCGCCACACAGGACCCACGCGAGTTAGGGCAGGGGGATGAACTGGAAAAGCATCCCTATCTGGGGGGCGGCCCGAAGCACCCGAGCCTCGAGGTCAAACGAAAAAAACGGGGTAAGAAAAAGCAGCAGTTAAAGTGA